The following coding sequences are from one Paenibacillus sp. FSL R5-0912 window:
- a CDS encoding molybdopterin-dependent oxidoreductase — protein sequence MKNILTKIRKGYGKKLVSIHMWNAWLVLFLALSGLMLVGGFWREILGEGRVWLKWGHIVFGLALLIPVVYYLLLAAKHWKRLKGKTGQKANVIFVLTLLTGWLVSGVVLWQFRLAGPRAANSALFIHDLLTWIGLPVIIYHSVTRVKWLKEPKKRSIVAETLPVESNTEPTVRPRPAASSEAQPMYTRRGFIKVAVGAGLAVTLGPTFVRWIGKSLQLPGTADYAASNANALIPDPVPLAESAPPIGGGAEGSFRVYTVTDIPAFDNSNWSFTIDGLVDKKFTWNWEEFVKLQREVQVSDFHCVTGWSVYKNTWEGLPLYKLLDMAGVQDEAVTVKLYSGDGVYTDSLTLAQARMEDIMVAVMHDGKPIPNQLGGPVRLVTPQMYAYKSVKWLNRIELIAGDHVGYWEQRGYDIDAWLPNAKRV from the coding sequence TTGAAGAATATACTTACGAAAATCCGCAAAGGGTACGGTAAAAAGCTAGTATCCATTCACATGTGGAATGCCTGGCTGGTCTTGTTCCTCGCGCTCAGCGGCTTGATGCTGGTGGGCGGCTTCTGGAGGGAGATACTGGGGGAAGGCAGAGTGTGGCTGAAATGGGGCCATATTGTGTTTGGACTGGCGCTGCTGATCCCTGTAGTCTACTATTTGCTGCTGGCTGCGAAGCATTGGAAGCGATTGAAGGGCAAAACGGGACAAAAGGCTAATGTCATCTTCGTCCTTACTCTTTTGACCGGCTGGCTGGTCTCCGGAGTTGTCCTGTGGCAATTCAGGCTTGCCGGGCCCAGAGCGGCTAATAGTGCGCTGTTCATTCATGATCTGCTGACTTGGATAGGACTCCCGGTGATCATCTACCATTCCGTTACCCGGGTTAAATGGCTGAAGGAGCCTAAGAAGCGCTCTATCGTAGCGGAGACGTTACCTGTAGAGAGTAATACTGAACCTACTGTACGGCCACGACCCGCAGCTTCGTCAGAAGCTCAGCCTATGTACACACGCCGCGGTTTCATCAAAGTGGCTGTAGGAGCAGGTCTCGCCGTAACGCTAGGCCCAACCTTTGTACGCTGGATCGGCAAATCCCTGCAGCTTCCGGGTACAGCCGATTATGCGGCCTCTAATGCCAATGCCCTGATTCCCGATCCGGTTCCGCTGGCGGAATCAGCCCCTCCCATCGGCGGGGGTGCCGAAGGCAGCTTTCGTGTATACACCGTCACTGACATTCCCGCCTTCGATAACTCCAACTGGTCCTTTACTATCGATGGTCTGGTGGACAAAAAGTTCACCTGGAACTGGGAAGAATTCGTCAAGCTGCAGCGCGAGGTGCAGGTCAGTGATTTTCACTGTGTAACCGGCTGGTCCGTCTATAAAAACACATGGGAAGGTCTTCCACTCTATAAGCTGCTGGATATGGCCGGTGTGCAGGATGAAGCTGTCACGGTCAAGCTCTACTCGGGAGACGGGGTCTACACGGACTCACTAACGCTGGCTCAAGCGCGGATGGAGGATATCATGGTGGCTGTAATGCATGACGGCAAACCTATCCCTAATCAGCTCGGGGGACCTGTACGCTTGGTTACTCCGCAAATGTATGCCTACAAGTCAGTTAAATGGCTCAACCGCATCGAATTGATCGCAGGTGATCATGTCGGCTATTGGGAACAGCGCGGGTATGACATTGATGCCTGGCTGCCTAATGCCAAACGGGTATAA
- a CDS encoding ABC transporter permease, protein MSLFRLTLRNVLHRRFLSLLTVCAVAITVGFIVLLTLSRESVEQGAKKGYGPFDLVIGAAGSETQLVLNTFYHIGAPTGNIPLAVLDQAKQDLSVDVAFAMTTGDNFKGYPIVGLDSGYFFTRYGDSKLQEGTMYGHTGETIIGSYVARALGLKVGDTFTGAHGLVQDEGHAGAETEHEEDHGTEEAAGHVEDEEHGGEHDEEHAHESFQYTVAGILPELHTPDDRAVFTTVDYAWAVHGLAPEEREITAVLVKPSSLLGAHDLKQALDGSNGVQAAYTSKAVSDVLNAVDQGSRLLGVLTAICVLLAGIAILLSMIAAASERTKDVGILRLLGKSRVYVWLTLTTEGLLVTVTGLITGLLLGHLGAYLLKDMLFSQAGIQIESFHWTPEHWYIVLGAIAIGLLSSLGPAFRMYRMHPLALFKS, encoded by the coding sequence ATGAGTCTGTTTAGACTGACCCTCCGCAACGTGCTGCACCGGCGGTTCCTGTCCTTACTTACCGTATGTGCAGTGGCCATCACTGTTGGTTTTATCGTTCTGCTGACACTATCCCGCGAGAGCGTGGAGCAGGGGGCGAAGAAAGGCTATGGGCCATTCGACCTTGTTATAGGAGCGGCAGGCAGCGAGACTCAGCTGGTGCTCAATACTTTTTATCATATCGGTGCGCCCACGGGGAACATTCCGCTTGCAGTTCTGGATCAAGCGAAGCAGGATCTGTCTGTCGATGTAGCCTTTGCGATGACAACAGGAGATAACTTCAAAGGTTATCCGATTGTCGGGCTGGATTCCGGTTATTTCTTTACCCGGTATGGTGACAGCAAGCTTCAGGAAGGCACGATGTATGGACATACCGGAGAGACGATTATAGGTTCGTATGTGGCCCGGGCCCTGGGACTGAAAGTAGGAGATACCTTTACGGGGGCACACGGGCTTGTGCAGGACGAAGGTCATGCGGGGGCAGAAACGGAGCATGAGGAGGATCATGGGACTGAGGAAGCAGCTGGACATGTGGAGGACGAAGAGCATGGAGGAGAACATGACGAGGAGCATGCGCACGAGAGCTTCCAATACACCGTTGCAGGCATTCTCCCTGAACTTCACACCCCGGATGACCGTGCGGTGTTTACGACCGTGGACTACGCCTGGGCTGTGCATGGGCTGGCACCTGAGGAGCGGGAGATTACTGCTGTGCTGGTCAAACCGTCCAGCTTGCTTGGAGCTCATGATCTGAAGCAGGCGCTTGACGGCAGCAATGGTGTTCAGGCGGCTTATACAAGCAAGGCGGTCTCCGATGTGCTGAATGCGGTAGATCAGGGCTCCCGGCTGCTCGGTGTATTGACGGCTATTTGCGTGCTGCTCGCCGGCATTGCCATTTTATTATCCATGATTGCAGCTGCCTCAGAGCGGACCAAGGATGTGGGGATTTTACGACTTCTCGGGAAATCAAGGGTTTATGTATGGCTGACGTTAACCACTGAAGGCCTGCTCGTGACGGTAACCGGACTGATCACCGGTCTGTTGCTGGGTCATCTCGGAGCCTACCTGCTGAAGGATATGTTATTCTCGCAGGCAGGTATTCAAATAGAGTCTTTCCATTGGACGCCGGAGCATTGGTATATCGTCCTTGGCGCCATTGCCATTGGTCTGCTGTCCTCACTGGGGCCGGCATTCCGGATGTACCGGATGCATCCGCTCGCTTTGTTCAAATCTTAG
- a CDS encoding ABC transporter ATP-binding protein produces MALLLQIQDLKKQFKVDGRFVPILDIPQWYVEKGEHVAITGPSGSGKSTFLHLISGMMSADSGGIVVDGQPLHNMTESKRDAFRASAIGYVLQDFHLLPSLTARQNVEIAMTSRLPHKERKQIVDSLLEQVGLADRSKHLPSQLSRGQQQRVAIVRALVNQPPLLLADEPTGSLDWETADEISSLLLDLSRTHGHTLIVVTHDLNMADRFPRCLNIQEINKVHRDALPKQQVPLGKREKVTL; encoded by the coding sequence GTGGCCTTATTGCTCCAAATTCAGGATTTGAAAAAACAGTTCAAAGTAGACGGAAGATTTGTGCCGATTCTCGATATCCCCCAGTGGTATGTTGAAAAAGGAGAACACGTAGCCATTACCGGACCCAGCGGGTCCGGTAAAAGCACGTTCCTGCATTTAATCAGCGGAATGATGAGTGCGGACAGCGGCGGGATTGTTGTGGACGGCCAACCGCTTCACAATATGACAGAGTCGAAGCGGGATGCTTTCCGGGCTTCTGCTATCGGCTATGTGCTGCAGGACTTTCATCTGCTTCCTTCGCTGACAGCCAGGCAGAATGTCGAGATTGCTATGACCTCGCGGCTTCCGCATAAGGAGAGGAAGCAGATTGTTGACAGCTTGCTGGAACAGGTGGGCCTGGCGGACCGCAGCAAGCATCTTCCTTCCCAGCTGTCGCGCGGACAACAACAGCGGGTTGCAATTGTAAGGGCATTAGTGAATCAGCCGCCGCTGCTGTTGGCTGATGAGCCTACGGGCAGCTTGGATTGGGAGACTGCAGATGAGATTTCCTCGCTTTTGCTGGACCTTAGTAGGACTCACGGCCATACTCTAATCGTTGTAACACATGATCTCAATATGGCGGACCGTTTCCCGCGCTGTCTGAACATTCAGGAGATTAATAAAGTGCACCGGGATGCACTGCCTAAGCAGCAGGTCCCTCTCGGGAAACGGGAAAAGGTGACGTTATGA
- a CDS encoding alkaline phosphatase, protein MKKLMKGIVFGGLAAAVVSGATLAGAAQSATGTAGAAKAQSKNLIVLIGDGMGPAQISAARYFQQYTKSVNHLNLDPYYVGQATTYADRGEDGGKIVSGIVTDSASAGTAFATGHKTYNAGISVSNEDVSKPFASIIEAAESSGKATGLVTTARITHATPAVYASHVRSRDNESAIASQYLESGVDVLLGGGKQFFVTKDEKGKRTDKNILPDFKAKGYTVVENTSALNALTSKNTKVLGLFGSSHVAYVPDRTAEIPSLAAMTSKALNILSTDKDGFVMMIEGGRIDHAGHANDLPTLVQETLDFDAAFKTAIDFAKKNGNTSVVVTADHETGGLSLSRDNIYEINIDLWNKQKHSSESLAADLEAAQTPEEIRSIVTANTWITDLSEEEVTQIMNGDGSSYKREGAYNAVISKRLLVGWSGHGHSAVDVGVWAYGPIADKVKGQVDNTQIATAGAGILGIDLNKRSAELQSKYVYPKFKISRDNEVLYPAEALAKALGGTYKGDTAAAKLTFAKNTIDVNLTDKTAKLNGKAASYTVDIDNGVLYLPLSAFNQLKGTTLTWDALSERILLR, encoded by the coding sequence ATGAAAAAGCTAATGAAGGGCATTGTCTTTGGAGGATTGGCGGCAGCAGTAGTTTCGGGGGCGACGCTCGCTGGAGCAGCGCAGAGTGCGACAGGTACAGCGGGAGCTGCAAAAGCCCAGTCCAAAAATCTTATCGTTCTGATTGGCGACGGCATGGGTCCGGCCCAAATTTCTGCGGCCAGATATTTTCAACAATACACCAAAAGCGTCAATCATCTGAACCTCGATCCTTACTACGTTGGACAAGCAACTACATATGCAGACCGCGGTGAGGACGGCGGGAAAATCGTGTCCGGGATCGTCACAGACTCGGCTTCAGCCGGTACGGCATTTGCTACAGGCCATAAAACTTACAATGCAGGCATCAGCGTCTCTAACGAGGACGTATCTAAACCATTTGCTTCTATTATAGAAGCAGCTGAGAGCAGCGGCAAAGCCACCGGCCTTGTAACCACCGCACGGATTACTCATGCTACACCAGCCGTTTATGCTTCTCATGTCCGCAGCCGTGATAATGAATCGGCGATTGCCTCGCAATATCTGGAGAGCGGCGTAGATGTTCTTTTGGGCGGCGGCAAGCAGTTTTTTGTAACCAAAGATGAGAAGGGTAAACGCACAGACAAGAACATCCTCCCTGATTTCAAAGCCAAAGGATACACTGTGGTTGAGAATACTTCGGCCTTAAATGCGCTCACCTCCAAAAACACCAAGGTGCTGGGCTTGTTCGGCAGCTCGCATGTTGCCTATGTCCCGGACCGGACTGCAGAAATTCCGAGTCTGGCGGCGATGACCTCTAAAGCGCTGAATATTTTGTCTACGGATAAAGACGGATTTGTCATGATGATTGAAGGCGGGCGTATCGACCATGCCGGTCATGCCAACGATCTGCCGACGCTTGTTCAGGAAACGCTCGACTTTGATGCTGCATTCAAGACAGCCATTGATTTTGCGAAGAAAAATGGCAACACTTCGGTGGTAGTCACTGCTGACCATGAAACAGGCGGCCTGTCACTCTCGCGCGACAATATTTACGAGATCAACATCGATCTGTGGAACAAGCAGAAGCATTCCTCCGAAAGTTTGGCAGCAGATCTTGAAGCGGCACAGACACCGGAAGAGATCCGCAGTATCGTGACGGCGAATACATGGATTACGGATCTCTCTGAAGAGGAAGTTACTCAGATCATGAATGGCGACGGTTCTTCTTACAAACGTGAAGGTGCGTATAATGCGGTGATTTCCAAGCGTCTGCTGGTAGGCTGGTCTGGTCACGGACACTCGGCTGTGGATGTGGGGGTCTGGGCTTATGGTCCAATTGCGGACAAGGTGAAAGGTCAGGTAGACAACACTCAAATCGCAACGGCAGGCGCAGGTATACTGGGTATCGATTTGAATAAGCGTTCGGCAGAGCTGCAGTCCAAATATGTGTATCCGAAGTTTAAAATCAGCCGTGACAATGAGGTGCTCTACCCGGCAGAGGCTCTGGCCAAAGCGCTTGGAGGAACCTATAAAGGGGATACAGCCGCTGCTAAGCTGACTTTTGCGAAGAATACGATTGATGTTAACCTGACGGATAAGACAGCCAAGCTGAACGGCAAGGCAGCATCGTACACAGTAGATATTGATAATGGCGTGCTGTACCTGCCGCTTAGTGCATTCAACCAGCTGAAGGGCACAACCTTAACTTGGGATGCTTTGTCTGAACGTATTCTATTGAGATAG
- the ligA gene encoding NAD-dependent DNA ligase LigA, with the protein MDMMFTMEELVAELNQYNYHYYTMDAPQISDKEYDALYDKLVALEAESGIVLPHSPTQRVGGELLKGFTPHRHLAPLWSLDKAQNIEQLRTWNARVLKLVNDYNTKNPENPLPDPCYAVELKFDGLTLNLTYRDGVLVQAATRGNGVTGEGILAQVKTIKSVPLNIPFKEGLIEVQGEGIMNLSVLADYNTRAAEPLKNARNGAAGALRNLNPKMTADRRLNAFFYNVGYSEGVQFADHQEMMDFLRSNRFKVNPYLNYFSNFDDVTEQLAEIEESRSGLDYLIDGAVIKVTDFRIREALGYTDKFPRWAVAYKFEAEETTTILESVSWNVGRTGKVTPLARVEAVELAGVTVQNCTLNNVGDIERKNLKFALGTRVFIRRSNDVIPEILGKVTEESDGGEIIFPENCPACGFPLEMRGAHLFCNNKLDCKPQIVSRITHFASRDAMDIETFSEKTAAQLHEELSVREPADLYELTFEQLVKLDRFGEKKADNLLQALEESKGRDLASFLYALGIPNTGKATTRMLADHYRSLEAVMSATAEELAGLPDIGGIVAESIVNYFADPFVVVSINRMLALGVEAKAPEAPRVVSTNTFFSGKTVVLTGSLQKMTREEAAERLEALGAKVSGSVSKKTDLVIAGEKAGSKLAKAQQLGIQVIEDEDELIRLLEM; encoded by the coding sequence ATGGATATGATGTTCACGATGGAAGAGCTCGTAGCCGAGCTGAATCAATATAACTATCATTACTATACAATGGATGCGCCGCAGATCAGCGACAAGGAATATGATGCGCTCTACGACAAGCTGGTGGCGCTGGAAGCGGAGAGCGGAATTGTACTGCCGCATTCTCCAACCCAGCGAGTAGGCGGGGAACTGCTGAAGGGCTTCACGCCACACCGCCATCTGGCACCATTGTGGAGTCTTGACAAGGCGCAGAACATTGAACAGCTGCGTACCTGGAACGCCCGTGTGCTGAAGCTGGTGAATGACTACAATACCAAGAATCCGGAGAATCCTCTGCCTGACCCGTGTTACGCGGTGGAGCTGAAGTTTGACGGCTTAACGCTGAACCTGACCTACCGTGACGGCGTACTTGTCCAGGCGGCAACACGGGGCAACGGCGTAACAGGCGAAGGTATCCTTGCTCAGGTGAAGACGATCAAATCCGTTCCTTTGAACATCCCGTTCAAGGAAGGGCTGATCGAAGTGCAGGGCGAGGGGATCATGAACCTGTCTGTTCTGGCTGACTATAATACACGTGCGGCGGAGCCGCTGAAGAATGCACGTAACGGTGCAGCCGGCGCACTGCGCAACCTGAATCCGAAGATGACTGCAGACCGCAGATTGAATGCCTTCTTTTATAATGTGGGGTACTCGGAGGGTGTGCAGTTTGCCGATCACCAGGAAATGATGGATTTCCTTCGCAGCAACCGGTTCAAGGTCAACCCGTATCTCAATTACTTCAGTAATTTCGATGACGTTACCGAGCAGCTGGCTGAGATCGAAGAGAGCCGTTCCGGCCTTGATTATCTGATTGACGGGGCAGTCATCAAGGTGACAGATTTCCGGATCCGTGAAGCACTAGGCTATACAGATAAGTTCCCCCGCTGGGCGGTTGCCTATAAATTCGAGGCGGAAGAAACCACGACAATCCTGGAGTCGGTCAGCTGGAACGTAGGCCGTACTGGCAAAGTGACGCCACTGGCACGGGTAGAGGCTGTGGAGCTGGCAGGTGTTACTGTGCAGAATTGCACACTTAACAACGTGGGAGACATTGAACGCAAGAACCTGAAGTTCGCGCTGGGCACACGGGTATTCATCCGCCGCTCCAATGATGTGATTCCGGAGATTCTGGGCAAGGTGACGGAAGAGAGTGACGGCGGGGAGATTATTTTCCCTGAGAATTGTCCGGCCTGCGGGTTCCCGCTGGAGATGCGCGGTGCGCATCTGTTCTGCAACAACAAGCTGGACTGTAAACCTCAGATTGTTAGCCGGATCACGCATTTCGCGTCACGCGATGCCATGGATATTGAGACATTCAGTGAGAAGACGGCTGCTCAGCTGCATGAAGAGCTTAGTGTACGTGAGCCGGCCGATCTATATGAATTGACCTTCGAGCAACTGGTGAAGCTGGACCGTTTCGGGGAGAAGAAGGCGGATAATCTGCTCCAAGCACTGGAAGAGAGCAAAGGGCGGGATCTCGCTTCCTTCTTATATGCCCTCGGTATCCCGAATACCGGAAAGGCTACCACCAGAATGCTGGCTGACCACTACCGCAGTCTGGAAGCTGTAATGTCCGCAACGGCGGAGGAGCTGGCGGGTCTGCCGGATATCGGCGGGATTGTAGCGGAGAGCATCGTGAATTATTTTGCCGACCCGTTTGTGGTTGTAAGCATTAACCGCATGCTGGCGCTGGGTGTAGAGGCTAAGGCGCCCGAAGCTCCGCGTGTAGTCAGTACGAATACTTTCTTTAGCGGCAAAACCGTTGTGTTGACCGGTTCTCTGCAGAAAATGACCCGCGAGGAAGCGGCCGAGCGTCTGGAGGCTCTCGGGGCTAAGGTGTCCGGCAGTGTCTCCAAGAAAACCGATCTGGTCATTGCCGGCGAGAAGGCAGGCAGCAAGCTGGCTAAAGCGCAGCAACTCGGCATTCAGGTCATTGAGGATGAAGATGAACTGATCCGGCTTTTGGAGATGTAG
- the pcrA gene encoding DNA helicase PcrA — protein MQLVNIQDAVSRLNPPQRQAVESTEGPLLIMAGAGSGKTRVLTHRIAWLIANRKAPPWAILAITFTNKAAREMQDRVSKLVGTEGRDIWVSTFHSMCVRILRKDIERIGFTSNFSILDSTDQLSVIRNCMKDLDIDTKKFEPKAIQAVISTNKNELITPAQYEQKIGDYFEGLVAKVYTKYQQRLRSNNSLDFDDLIMKTIQLFKEVPEVLDFYQKKFKYIHVDEYQDTNRAQYMLCRMLAEGHHRICVVGDSDQSIYRWRGADISNILNFEEDYPEAKTIMLEQNYRSTSNILNAANGVIALNTGRKPKKLWTDSDEGAKIKVFRGDSEHDEGYFVTGEISKNVKQGQAYQNHAILYRTNAQSRVIEEILIKSDIPYQIVGGIKFYDRKEIKDLLAYLRLLSNPDDDISLTRIINVPKRGLGDTTVGKLAAAAASQGVSIFRALQTVDDLGFAGRTRNTLVEFYDMIEALHRMVEFLSVTELTEKILELSQYRLELQNENTLESRSRLENIDEFLSVTMEFEKNNEDKSLVSFLTDLALIADIDSVNDEEERSDAVVLMTMHSAKGLEFPTVFIIGMEEGVFPHSRAFQDNDELEEERRLAYVGITRAEKQLFLSCARMRTLFGRTTANAPSRFLEEIPEELKEDTVKESDRFRRGGAEVGGAYGGRGFGGGSRGNFGSRTAAAGNAPAGGGAASFGSGSSASAVPGAGRVVVTTGGAQSAPGAGAAASAGFKAGDKVSHGKWGIGTVVAVKGSGNDTELQIAFPAPVGVKRLLAGFAPITKVE, from the coding sequence ATGCAACTTGTTAACATACAAGACGCCGTAAGCCGGCTAAATCCTCCGCAGCGTCAGGCTGTAGAATCTACCGAAGGTCCTCTGTTGATCATGGCCGGAGCGGGCAGCGGTAAGACCCGCGTGCTGACCCACCGGATCGCCTGGCTGATTGCGAACCGCAAGGCACCGCCTTGGGCGATTCTGGCGATTACTTTTACAAATAAGGCCGCCCGGGAGATGCAGGATCGTGTCTCTAAGCTGGTAGGGACGGAGGGCCGGGATATTTGGGTATCCACCTTCCACTCGATGTGTGTGCGGATCCTGCGGAAGGATATTGAGCGGATCGGCTTCACTTCGAACTTCTCCATTCTGGATTCGACGGACCAGTTATCCGTTATCCGCAATTGTATGAAGGATCTGGACATTGATACCAAGAAGTTCGAGCCGAAGGCCATTCAGGCTGTGATCAGTACAAACAAGAATGAGCTGATTACACCGGCGCAGTATGAACAGAAGATCGGCGATTATTTTGAAGGCCTTGTGGCCAAAGTGTATACCAAGTACCAGCAACGGCTGAGAAGCAATAACTCGCTGGATTTCGATGACCTCATCATGAAGACGATCCAATTGTTCAAGGAAGTTCCTGAGGTATTGGATTTCTACCAGAAGAAGTTCAAATACATTCATGTCGATGAGTATCAGGATACGAACCGGGCGCAGTATATGCTCTGCCGGATGCTGGCCGAGGGTCATCACCGGATCTGCGTTGTCGGGGACAGTGACCAGTCGATCTACCGCTGGCGCGGGGCGGATATTTCGAACATCCTTAATTTCGAAGAAGACTATCCGGAAGCCAAAACCATTATGCTGGAGCAGAATTACCGCTCAACCTCCAATATTCTGAACGCAGCCAATGGTGTTATCGCACTGAATACCGGACGCAAGCCGAAGAAGCTGTGGACCGATTCGGACGAAGGCGCGAAGATCAAGGTGTTCCGCGGAGACTCCGAGCATGATGAAGGATACTTCGTCACCGGAGAGATCAGCAAGAATGTGAAGCAGGGCCAGGCGTACCAGAATCATGCGATTCTATACCGTACGAACGCCCAGTCCCGTGTAATAGAAGAAATTCTGATCAAATCGGATATTCCTTATCAGATCGTCGGCGGGATCAAGTTCTATGACCGCAAAGAAATCAAGGATCTGCTGGCGTATCTGCGCCTGCTCTCCAATCCTGATGATGATATCAGCCTGACGCGGATTATCAATGTTCCTAAGCGTGGCCTCGGGGATACGACTGTCGGTAAATTGGCGGCAGCAGCGGCTTCCCAGGGAGTATCGATCTTCCGGGCACTGCAGACGGTGGATGATCTGGGCTTTGCCGGCCGGACGCGTAATACGCTGGTAGAGTTCTATGATATGATCGAAGCCCTGCACCGGATGGTGGAATTCCTCTCGGTAACGGAGCTGACAGAGAAGATTCTTGAACTGTCCCAGTACCGACTGGAGCTGCAGAATGAGAATACTCTTGAATCCCGTTCCCGTCTGGAGAATATCGATGAATTCCTGTCCGTAACGATGGAATTCGAGAAGAACAACGAGGATAAGTCGCTGGTCTCCTTCCTGACGGATCTGGCGCTGATCGCTGACATTGACAGCGTGAATGACGAAGAAGAGCGCAGCGATGCTGTCGTGCTGATGACGATGCACAGCGCGAAGGGGCTGGAGTTCCCGACCGTCTTCATTATTGGGATGGAAGAGGGCGTGTTCCCGCACAGCCGTGCTTTCCAGGACAATGATGAACTGGAAGAGGAGCGCCGGCTGGCGTATGTGGGCATTACCCGTGCGGAGAAGCAGCTGTTCCTCAGCTGTGCACGGATGCGCACGCTGTTCGGGCGGACGACCGCGAATGCGCCGTCCCGCTTCCTGGAGGAGATTCCGGAGGAGCTGAAGGAAGACACCGTTAAGGAATCAGACCGCTTCCGGCGCGGAGGCGCAGAGGTTGGCGGTGCTTACGGCGGCCGCGGCTTCGGCGGAGGCAGCCGCGGGAACTTCGGCAGCCGCACCGCTGCTGCCGGGAATGCGCCGGCAGGCGGCGGTGCCGCCAGCTTCGGCAGCGGCAGCTCGGCGAGCGCGGTGCCCGGCGCGGGCCGCGTAGTGGTGACGACCGGAGGCGCGCAGAGCGCTCCGGGAGCAGGGGCCGCAGCGTCCGCCGGCTTCAAGGCGGGAGACAAGGTCTCCCACGGCAAATGGGGCATAGGCACCGTTGTGGCCGTGAAGGGCAGCGGCAACGATACGGAGCTGCAGATTGCCTTCCCGGCGCCGGTGGGCGTGAAGCGGCTGCTGGCCGGTTTTGCACCGATCACCAAAGTTGAATAA
- a CDS encoding heptaprenylglyceryl phosphate synthase — protein MRQMIKPWRHVFKLDPDRELADRELESVCLSGTDAILVGGSTGVTYENTVSLLSRIRQYDLPCALEVSDLEAAVPGFDLYMIPMVLNTADTSWILGHHRRAIERFGSLIPWELLLTEGYIVLNGDSSVARLTGADHSLSADGAAAYAQIADKLMNLPVVYLEYSGRFGDMETVREVRAMVEHSQLFYGGGITGEEEAMQAAALCDTVVVGNIIYYDLEQALLTVQAVRNTPQLDWL, from the coding sequence ATGCGGCAAATGATCAAGCCGTGGCGGCATGTGTTCAAGCTGGACCCGGACCGGGAGCTTGCCGACAGGGAGCTGGAGTCTGTCTGTCTCTCGGGAACCGATGCGATACTTGTAGGCGGCTCCACTGGTGTAACTTATGAGAATACGGTTAGTCTTCTCTCGAGAATCCGGCAGTATGATCTGCCTTGTGCGCTGGAGGTGTCGGATCTGGAAGCCGCTGTGCCCGGTTTTGATCTGTATATGATTCCCATGGTGCTCAACACTGCCGATACTTCATGGATTCTTGGCCATCACCGCCGGGCAATTGAACGGTTCGGCAGTCTGATCCCATGGGAATTGCTGCTGACAGAGGGCTACATTGTGCTCAATGGCGATTCATCCGTAGCACGGCTTACAGGAGCAGACCACTCGCTTAGCGCAGACGGGGCAGCGGCTTATGCACAGATTGCGGACAAGCTGATGAATCTGCCGGTGGTTTATCTGGAGTACAGCGGAAGGTTCGGAGATATGGAGACTGTGCGTGAGGTCAGGGCAATGGTCGAGCACAGCCAGCTTTTTTATGGAGGCGGTATTACAGGTGAGGAAGAAGCCATGCAGGCAGCTGCTCTATGTGATACAGTAGTGGTCGGCAATATTATTTACTATGATCTGGAGCAGGCGCTGCTGACCGTTCAGGCAGTGAGAAATACGCCGCAGCTGGACTGGTTATAA